A part of Periophthalmus magnuspinnatus isolate fPerMag1 chromosome 14, fPerMag1.2.pri, whole genome shotgun sequence genomic DNA contains:
- the kcnj1b gene encoding ATP-sensitive inward rectifier potassium channel 1b → MVSLSRSKMFQLLQGHLPPAGQRARKTTRLVSKDGRCNIEYDNSARLAFLVDMWTTVVEIRWRFVLLLFIISFTGSWFIFSLLWYWIAKSNGDLASQNRTIGHVRCIDNVNGLTTAFLYSLETQTTIGYGGRALTGNCAGTVALIMVQSLVGVFINCFMCGVILAKISLPKKRAKTVTFSNTAVICLKKGRLCLLIRVANLRKTLLIGSHIYGKLVRTSLTPDEEAIILDQVDVDFAVDAGKDNLFFVCPLTLYHVIDRSSPFYELSSDSLPQQDFELVVFLDGTAESTSSSCQVRTSYVPQEIQWGHTFSPIISKTKTGKYCVDFSNFSKSVPVSTPHCALCFSAEVEQRNTNCLSEQNLTNHTKLGIDNLGFQVIEVDTETADITKM, encoded by the exons ATGGTCTCACTGAGCCG CTCCAAGATGTTCCAGCTTCTCCAGGGCCACCTCCCCCCGGCCGGACAACGTGCCCGCAAAACCACCCGCCTGGTCTCCAAAGATGGCCGCTGCAACATCGAGTACGACAACAGCGCCCGCCTGGCCTTCCTAGTGGACATGTGGACCACAGTTGTCGAAATACGTTGGAGGTTCGTCCTACTCCTTTTCATCATCTCCTTCACAGGCAGCTGGTTCATCTTCAGTCTTCTGTGGTACTGGATCGCCAAGAGCAATGGAGACCTAGCAAGCCAAAACCGCACAATTGGACACGTTCGATGTATAGACAACGTAAATGGACTCACCACCGCTTTCCTATACTCCCTGGAAACGCAAACTACTATTGGATACGGAGGACGCGCTTTGACGGGCAACTGCGCTGGTACCGTAGCCCTCATCATGGTTCAGTCTCTCGTGGGAGTCTTCATCAATTGCTTTATGTGCGGTGTCATCTTAGCCAAAATCTCGCTACCCAAAAAACGTGCAAAAACTGTGACGTTCAGCAATACCGCTGTTATTTGCCTGAAAAAAGGCCGACTGTGCCTCCTGATCAGGGTAGCCAATCTTCGGAAGACGTTGCTAATCGGGAGTCACATTTACGGAAAACTCGTACGGACTTCGTTAACGCCGGATGAAGAGGCGATTATTCTAGACCAGGTGGATGTAGACTTCGCAGTTGACGCAGGAAAAGAtaacctgttttttgtttgcccATTGACCCTGTACCATGTGATCGACAGGTCCAGTCCCTTTTACGAACTTTCCTCAGATAGCCTCCCGCAGCAGGATTTCGAATTGGTAGTTTTCCTCGACGGGACTGCAGAATCGACTAGCTCTTCCTGTCAGGTCCGCACTTCCTACGTCCCTCAGGAGATACAATGGGGGCACACTTTTTCGCCAATCATCTCCAAAACCAAAACCGGGAAGTATTGTGTagatttttcaaacttttccaAGAGCGTTCCGGTGAGCACGCCCCACTGTGCACTTTGCTTCAGCGCGGAAGTGGAGCAGAGGAATACCAACTGCCTTAGTGAACAAAATCTCACCAACCACACCAAGCTAGGCATTGACAACCTTGGATTTCAAGTGATAGAGGTGGACACGGAAACAGCAGACATTACCAAGATGTAA